The sequence below is a genomic window from Lolium perenne isolate Kyuss_39 chromosome 7, Kyuss_2.0, whole genome shotgun sequence.
AGGTGTTTGCACAAAGTTGATGAAGATGTTGTTGTGATGTCCTGCCTGCAACTATATGGTGCCAGAAAATGTACAAGCAGTTGTTGTGGGGGTTAACCAAACTGCAACCAAAGTGATATGTAGCTTATAGCGATTCCccggcaacgacaccagaaaatgtTCTTGATGGCAACAACTCTGTGTGTATCaactcgttgggactccaagtggagagtgttgtagcaagcatattttccccacaagggtgactcgagcatGTATATCAAACTCTCTGGAAATTGGCTTAGAAGCCAAATTCTTCCTCTCCTCTTCTAACAACCTGCAAAATAAAGCTCTTGCCCTGTGTTCCCAACTCCACCATGTGGTTTTCAAGCACAAGTGTTAATTAAAGTAAAGTAATGTAAAGTAATTAACCTAAGTAAACTAGATGAAAGCGAATAAAGGCTTGTGGTATTTGGGTTTTGCCTGTGTGTAGAGATAGTATTTTTTGGTAATTTTGGATTAAATAATAGTGAAAAAGTATGGTAAAAGTGTTGGAAAGGTGTTTCTACTGATTTAAAATGGACAGGGGTTCATGGtttcacttgtctactctctttttaagttgtagtggacactaAGAATTCATCAATGAAATGATATTGGTGGTACTTCAACATGTgtttgataagcattcatatAGCCATTACATCTTAACAtatagatgatgcaacacatctctcttatactcctcaaGAAGGGGAAAACTCTATGCAATCTTGAATTAAGAATCAACAGAGTATAGCCTTGAGTAATTTGACACAAtgcttgaatatcaaatatgctaccttgaacaaacaacatTATCGTAATGTCACATGATAATTATAGGACATGCATTAACTTTATCCctactagtgaggtagcaaaacaaATGTAAACGACATAGTATAtcttgaatttgttgtcactattaaatcactaccaccatattactccatctaatacacacttctccccacacatgttcttgcatagaagttggatcagaacaagtacataagaacggggtacatgatatgcatctatcaatacatcttacacataataggttccaatctcttagaggtcgtttggtatccatcatttgggcctggaatcctggaattcattttggaattccataggtgggctgtttggttgccacaaaATTGGACCatcatttcatttaggaaatccagcaaaatgacaCCATGTGTAAACACGATTCCGACCTGAAACATGTTATTCACGTTTCTCCATGGAAGCcatttacaaattcaatattgaattctactgtcatttacaattcctgtggcaaccaaacaagtgtccatttATGGAATTACAATataaatgaaatgaatacatgtattcatttcaaaatgctacaaatgaaAGGAAAGCCTGGATTCCAAACGACttatatcatagaataaagatgaTCATTATCATGTTGGGAAACATATATGGTACTACatctatgaagaacaagagagaaatagatcaagctaccgccacaaacccatagtccagaggtggactactccctcttcatcatggtgatgatggtggagatgttgGAGAAGGTGCAGATCTTTCCGgatgagtttccccctccaatcttcgctggTTTTGGCTCTATTTCGGTGTTTCTGTGTTTTTGCGTCGCTCTCCACGAGGaagcctctttatataggggtttTTAGGTCAGACGAAGTCAGTGGGCGAGAGAATCTAGCGAATCGGACGGTCCAAAAAGAAAAGAGGTAGGGTGCCCCCACCCTCCTTGCTGGGCACGCCACCTGGCCACTTTTGGCCTTCCTAGCCCATCTCGTGAGGTCAAAGTGCTCCAGAAGCTTCTCTTCATGAAATATTGATATCCTCGAAGTACTAGCTCAATTTGACTTTGTTTAGGTCCCTGGAAGTTAAAAGTGCACAAAACATGGTTTTCTTGTCCCGCGGAGTTATAACGCAAATAAAGGTGATCATTGGtaaatatccaaaaataaatataaacatagatataacatcatatatatatagcaaatatgtgggaatacgTGTCAAAAAACTACAAAATTCATGCATGCATTTACATGCATCATCACCTCAATAGGAGCCACAGAAAATCCAAACTAGCGGCAGCGAACCTATGACTGGTAGGGAATCTCCCCCACCTCTTCCTTTGGCTTCGAACGTAGCTGGTCCCTTCATCACTCTAATGGACAAAATCATGTATGGCCAGCTCCTCGCGGACCCTGTCAAGCTAGATCGCGTCTAGGATGTCATCGAGCTCGACACCAAGCACCATGATCTTTTGGAGGAGGCCAAGTACTACACATAACACTGCTAGAACCTAAACCAAAACCTGTAGATCACAGAGGATGCAATGAAGTGGGCAAAGACACTGGAAATGAGTGCATGAGGTTCATAGCTCATCAAAAGGAGAAAGCCCCCACCCCGTTGCCAATGAATAGCTTGTCCCGAGGGACTTATACTTCACCCCGACATCCAAGCTAGCAGAGAAGCAACTCAAGATCACCGACCCTTAAATTGACAAGGATGACAAGCAAGTTATGCCAACCCCAATTAAAAACATAGTAGTGGGCAAGCACATAATGGAGCAGGATCCATCCTCGGTATTGATTGCTTAGGTGTACGACCTCCGTACTAAGGTTTTGAAGCAGCAAGAAAGAATTGCGACCTTACAAAGGATCGCCTTCGATTCGGATATGCAAGTCAAGTGAAGGAAATCGCCACATCAGAAGATCTCCACCTCCGGTCATCTACGAAGGACCTCGGTTTAACGAGTCACACATTGCCTCTGGCGCTACGAAGGATAAGGGTAACGACACTAAGTCGACGAACTCATCGTGATACTCACTACAATAATATGACACCTCCACGATAGAAATGTCGTTCAGTAGAAAATCACCCGCAAGGCGGCATAGCAATTCGTGAACAAGGCACCCCAGGCGGAGCAGAGATGATGGTCGCAAAAAACAAGTTGGACAGTGACATCACAACAAGGGTCGCGACGATCAAGGTAGCCGTCACCAACGTGGCATCAATTGTGATGGTCGTGATAGGTCGCAAGGCAGAGGAAGCAATAAAACCTATGCACCACCACGGTTGCCACCTATAAGTCACCATGGGGGATGGCCAAGAAAGGTCGTGCAGTTTGCGCAACGAAAACCATGTCCTCCTCTCATGGAGGCAACAATAAGCAGCGGGAGCCTACAACTTTGGATGCACGTATGTGCATTGACCCTATCCACGAAGCCCAACAAATCTTTTATGTTAGACCAAAATGTTTTGGCCCTCGTATCGACAAGGAGTTCATCTGTAGGGGGTTTCAAGATCGAAAAAGAACGTCAGGGCGTATGATTTGTGTTCAAAATCCGCCTACCTAGTTGCAGGACTACTTCAACACGTGGAGTTTGCTGGTGGGACCCCTAATATTTCACTTAGGTAGGTACCTCATGTTGATGCTAATAGGAACGACAAGACAATGGATCGAATGACTTGCCAGAAAAGTCCATCCAAACGAGGTTCGATATGCAAATTGTATTCACCAACAACTTGGAATGCATGTGTATAAATAGTCTCACACGATTGGAGACCTACAACGGTGCACACGGGCATCGGCTCAAACCTCTAGGAACTTCCTCACCTAATAGCTTGACATGAAGAATTCATGCGAGGCAGTAAACGATGAAACCACCATGCTCGCCTTCATTGACAGATGTGAAAGGGGAAGATCTCCACGATTGGCGATATTGTAAGACTATTTGATATCTATATTAAATCCATCTTTGCAATGTTTATGATCTTTGATCTCATTATGAGTGATTAGTCCTCACGGGTGGCTATTGTGTTGAGTTCGAATAGGATTTTGTCCTTGTTTGTCATTTTTTGCCTCGATTTAAAGACTTGTTAGTTACCCAAGTTCCGAGGATCGATCAAGGTATTGAGGGGGTATGAGTGGTGCTCCAACCTCTAGATCAAAAGTCGTACCGTCCATAATATTTATCCTTATTTGAACATGACTCATGTTATGCTTATTATTATCTTTATCTCATATGTATGCATAGTTGCAGGTGAATCCTAGGCTCTAGCTTTCTCCATCCATAGATAGACAACAAAAAGTTAAGCTGGAAAGGTCCGGTAACAGAAAGATAACTAATCTCTCAAGGTTCCGACAAATAATGTAATCTTAGACCAAACCAAATTCTTCTCAAGCTTCAATTAAACCTAGAGTTTCCACGAAAAAAACTACTATACTGCATCTGTAATCCGGATCGAATGTATCAACCCTTTTTCTGGTGAGGTTACTAGAGACCATGCTAGTTAGTTttatttctattttattttatttattgtcATAAGTTCCATATTTGCTATTAATTGAAAACCCAAAAAATATTATTTAATATTTTATCTTACTATTCTTGTTATTCGTCTTAGCTAAAAATTAAGAATTTAAAAATATGGCACAAAATAAGCTTGGGTAATGTGTTACCTCCAATGATGATTACATTCATTCGCCTATTACTCAGTCCACTATCACAACGGAGAACTATGAAATCAAGCCTAACTACTTGAGCTACTCGTATGGAGTATATACATAAGTTATACTTACATAAAACGAGAGAATGACTCGGGAGCGCATGCTTTCCCGTTAAAAATAAAGacatttgaaatgtcaaaaaaaaaaaactgaatccctatatgtacatgtcagtgTCCATGTCTTATGTGTAAATGTAAATTTTATGGAAAACCACATTTTTGTGGACAGTATAAAAAGCAAATTTGATCCTCAAAAAATTGATTTTGACTACGCCGATTTTGCTTTTCTACTCACATAGTATTGCTTTTGAATTAACTAGTCTGTATACTAGCTCGAGACTGAAATATCAACAAAATAAATGTCGCAAGCTTCGAACTAGCCTTTTTAAATAGTTTTAGGTTGATTTAGAATCAAGTTCGTTCTAGATCGATTCTAGGACAATGAGATTTACATCATGATACATGTACATGAGAATTCGAGATGTGTGTGCAATTTCCATCTTTATTTGCAGATGAAATTGAGCGACATTGTCTGACCGAGAATTAAGTAAATTATATATATGCATGTCAAGGGAGAAATGCATCATCCATCCCACGGGCACGAAGTAACTAACATGGATACCCCACGAATTTTATAACATGGATAAAAAATCGTTGTATTTAATGGTTGAAGTATCCGCGTGTGTCATTCGGATTTGTATTGGTTAATTAACATGGATTAGTGAAACATAAAAGGACTCTAGCTACTTGAGGCGCGTACGACCGGGCTGATGATCTAGATAGTCGGTTAATATTGGACGGTAAAGATTTCTCTTCCATCTAGTTGTACTTTATTAGACTCCTCACACATATCATATGTGGGTATATCCGCTACACggtgtagataatttcatggggatAAACACCGTTCGACTCTCCATCGATTCGTGAGTTTGGTGGTGTCACGTTTGAAAAGCTGGGAGCTTGAGAAGATTGAATACCGATAGTATATATTctctaagaagaagaagaaaaaatatgaaaaagacgAGATAAACCGTACAATTCAGTTTCAATCCGGTAATTGGTTTGAAGAGGACGTGCGGGCCCAGCCGACGCCCCCACCAGCCTTCCAGCTATATAAACAGAGCCCGGCTCCTTCGGCCAAAGCCACGCTTCAGTTTGGATAATACCTACGTACATACGTGAGCACCGCGGCGTGATCTCCCGCCTCCGGGCGCCCCCGCCGGCGGCGAGCAAGATGGCGGCGGCTGAAGGTCTTGAGCGGATCAAGAACGAATCCGTCGACTTGGTGAGCTACTTTCCGCACTAGAAATTATCTGTCCATGAGTGGTGCACGCATGCAGTCTGATCGTGTCGTCGATCTCTTTTCTCACCTTCTATCGGATCAATTGTTCTATGAGAACAAGAGCATCGATCGAGTAAAGTTCAGTAGATGTAAACATAGATCGAATCTATTTTGCTGTGTTTGCACATTATCGCTTCACGGGATTATAGCTAGCTAAAGATGCATCTTGCCTTTTTGTTACTATTTGATTCACGGGCGAGTTCAAAGGCACCGATCGATCCGTCTAATTTTCACGCTTTTTTTGTGATCTTCAACCACTGCGCGCGCTTTTTTTCCCATCTACCTTCATCAATGCTCATGATTACACGTCTCTATCATGATCTGAAGATAGATTTCAGAGTATTTGCTTGCAGTTTACACGAATTGCTCATTGTaattgtgttttttttttttttttttgctaatcTGTACGTGCGTGCTTTTGCATTGCAGGAGCACATCCCAGTGGAGGAGGTGTTCCAGAACCTCCAGTGCGGCGAGGAAGGCCTCACCACCAAGGATGGCGAGGAGCGCATCGCCATCTTCGGCCCGAACAAGCTCGAAGAGAAAAAGGTTCGGTTTAATTGATCTCGTCGCCTTCCTTGAATTTACAAGATTTTAGATGGGGATGCTTTGCGTGCTGTGAGTTTGCAACGACAATTAATGGAGGTGCGTGTATTTTTGCAGGAGAGTGAGATTCTAAAGTTCCTGGGGTTCATGTGGAACCCGCTGTCGTGGGTGATGGAGGTGGCGGCGATAATGGCCATCGCGCTGGCCAACGGCGACGGCAAGCCGCCTGACTGGCAGGACTTCGTGGGCATCATTGTTCTGCTCGTCCTCAACTCCACCATCTCCTACGTCGAGGAGAGCAACGCCGGCAGCTCCGCCAAGGCGCTCATGGCCAACCTAGCACCCAAGACGAAGGTGCTCCGCGACGGCAAGTGGAGTGAGCAGGACGCCTCTATCCTCGTCCCCGGCGACATCATAAGCATCAAGCTCGGCGACATCGTCCCCGCGGACGCTCGCCTCCTCCTCGAAGGTGACCCGCTCAAGATCGACCAGTCGGCGCTCACCGGCGAGTCGCTGCCCGTCACCAAGAACCCTGGCGACAGCGTCTTCTCTGGGTCAACTTGCAAGCAGGGCGAGATCGAGGCCGTCGTCATTGCCACCGGTGTGCACACCTTTTTCGGGAAGGCGGCGCACCTGGTCGACAGCACCAACCAGGTCGGCCACTTCCAGAAGGTGCTTCGCGCCATCGGAAACTTCTGCATCGCCGCCATCGCCATTGGCATGGTCGTGGAGATCGTCGTCATGTACCCCATCCAGCACCGCCGGTACCGCGATGGCATCGACAACCTCCTGGTGCTACTCATCGGCGGCATCCCGATCGCCATGCCCACGGTGCTGTCGGTCACGATGGCAATCGGCTCCCACCGCCTGTCGAAGCAGGGCGCCATCACCAAGCGCATGACGGCCATCGAAGAGATGGCCGGCATGGACGTGCTCTGCAGCGACAAGACCGGCAcgctgaccctcaacaagctcagTGTCGATCGCAGCCTCATCGAGGTGTTCGCGGCGGGCGTTGACAAGGACGAGGTCCTGCTTTTCGCTGCAATGGCCTCGAGGGTGGAGAACCAGGACGCCATCGATGCCGCCATGGTCGGCATGCTCGCCGACCCGAGGGAGGCCAGGGCCGGCATCCGGGAGATTCACTTCCTCCCGTTCAACCccgtcgacaagcgcaccgcgctCACCTACGAAGACGTCAATGACGGCGCATGGCACCGCGTCAGCAAGGGCGCTCCCGAGCAGATCCTGGACCTGTGCAACTGCAGCGTGGTTGTCAAGAACAAGGTGCACGCAATCATCGACAAGTACGCCGAGCGAGGCCTCAGGTCTCTCGCGGTGGCACGCCAGGCGGTGCCGGAGAGGAGCAAGGACAGTGCCGGAGGGCCGTGGGAGTTCGTGGGTCTTCTGCCGCTTCTCGACCCGCCGAGGCACGACAGCGCCGAGACCATTAAGCAGGCTCTCAGCCTCGGCGTCAATGTCAAGATGATCACCGGCGATCAGCTCGCCATCGCCAAGGAGACCGGCCGGAGGCTCGGTATGGGCACCAACATGTATCCCTCGTCGGCCCTGCTCGGCCAGTCCGTCGACAAGTCGATCGCGTTGCTCCCGGTGGACGAGCTGATCGAGAAGGCCGACGGCTTTGCCGGCGTTTTTCCCGAGCACAAGTACGAGATCGTCAAGAAGCTGCAGCAGATGAAGCACATATGCGGGATGACTGGGGACGGCGTCAACGACGCGCCTGCGCTGAAGAAGGCCGACATCGGCATAGCCGTTGCAGATGCCACCGATGCCGCCAGGAGCGCCTCTGACATCGTCCTCACCGAGCCCGGGCTCAGTGTCATCATCAGCGCCGTGCTCACCAGCCGTGCCATATTCCAGAGGATGAAGAACTACACCGTGAGCATCATCTCCCCCTCTCTGCTcacattaacatcattttttcaaGTTTTATCCCACAATTGAAAATAACTCCTGGTTGTTGCCCTTGTTGTTTGTTACTCTAGATTTATGCGGTGTCGATCACTATCCGTATTGTGGTAAGTAAAATTGTCCTGAAATCATCAAGAATCAATCACCTCTATATATAGTGTTGTGTGCATTGGACTTGATTTGATTCGTTTTCTGATGTCGAACTGCAGTTGGGCTTTATGCTGATCGCGCTTATCTGGAAGTTCGACTTCTCGCCATTTATGATCCTGGTCATCGCCATTCTGAACGACGGTGGGTTTGGACACTCAAATTCCATATGCCAAACATGCCAATGTCTCACCAGCGCCTGAATCGTCTAACCCGTTCATCTGCTTGCTTAAATAAATTCAGGCACAATCATGACGATCTCCAAGGACAGAGTGAAGCCATCGCCACACCCGGACAGCTGGAAGCTGAAAGAGATCTTCATCACCGGCATCGTGTACGGCACCTACATGGCCGTGATGACCGTGGTGTTCTTCTACGCCATGACTAGCACCAACTTCTTCAGCGTAAGCACTAGAAACTAAAGCACACGAAAGAGCAACAATGCTTGTAGCATGGGGTTGATGTTGTCTTGAAAAATGCTGATCATCAATCTTGTTTCCGGATTGCAGGAGAGGTTCCACGTGAGGTCGCTGAGGGGCAACAATGACGCGATGATGTCTGCCCTGTACCTGCAAGTGAGCATCATCAGCCAGGCCCTCATCTTCGTGACCCGGTCGCGCAGCTGGTGCTTCACGGAGCGCCCAGGCCTCTGGCTCTGCTTCGCCTTCGTCCTCGCGCAGATCGTAAGTCCACCACACTGCAATCGAGTGATGAACATAAATGATCGAGTTTGTATTGCGTTCACCTGTAACCGTTCCTGTTGTTGCCACCGCCATTGCAGATTGCCACTCTCATTGCCGTGTACGCGAACTTGGCGTTCGCACACATCAGAGGCATCGGCTGGGGCTGGGCGGGCGTGATCTGGCTCTACAGCTTCGTCACCTTCATCCCCCTAGACCTGTTCAAATTTGGCATCCGCTACGCCCTCAGTGGGAAGGCATGGGACACCCTGTTCGAGAACAAGGTACAAGATCCTGATATTCTGTTTAGCTATACTCATCGAAATGTTTGGCATTGTTGTTCATGAAATCCGTAACACGCACGCAGATCTTCTTCACGAGGAAGAAGAACTACGGGAAGGAGAACAGGGAGCTCAAGTGGGCGACGGCGCAGCGGACGCTGCACGGGCTGCCGACGTCGGAGCTGGACAGCACGCAGCAGGACAGAAGCAGCTACGGCGACTTCTCGGCGATCGCCGACCAGGCCAAGCGCCGGGCGGAGATGGCCAGGCTGCGGGAGCTCAGCACGCTCAAGGGGAAGGTGGAATCGGCGGTGAGGCTCAAGGGTCTCGACGTCGAGACCGTCGACAACCGCCATTACACAGTTTGATCCATCCGCAACGGCGGTCGCACGCGTGGGGGACGTCTGCCTCGTACTCGTTGCGCATTTTCAGGAGCGGTACCGATGGAACAACGTCGCCCTGTGTAAATTTTAACGTTTAGGCTGTCCGATCCATATGTTATTAGTGGTACTATATACCATATGTTTTCTCTTTTATTATTCAAAATTAAAGACGATGTGCAGTTTGTATCAGATCGATTTGCTTAATTTTGATTGAACGTTCTAGACAGCCACTTATTACTGCAAATTTGTAGTCCTTGCATTTTATATTAGTTGTTGCTGATTTAGTACAAAATTAATGAACTTTTCATGATTTCATTGACCCATGCCATTAAAAGAAGCCATTGGCAATGTACAAAGTACAAACTTCGTTGTGGTTTATGATGGTTTGCAGCACATGGCATTTAGAACAAGTCAAAATGAGAAAAACAATAACCTTCATGGGTGAACTCTTGCAGAGATTCTGCTGCCAAAAAATTGTATCACATATTCACATGTCCCTTCTTTCTTCAGAGTCCAAATGGCATGCATCAGTTATATCCCATTCTATTTCTTTAACGCGTTTGATTTCTTCTTATTCTTAGAAGGGTAAAAAGGTAGCCAGCAAGGTGGCGGTTAATAAGATTTTGGAACAAACCCATGTGGGTTTTGTATCGAAGAAAAGAGTCTCCCCCACAAATTTTGACTTATAGCGAACCAGTTTCATGCAAACTTGCTTAACGTCGTAACCACCtaaaaaaacttttatttggtGGTTTATCTAATTAACTCATGGACATCTGAAATTAGACAAGACTCCCGTAGAACCAAAATACCAAGTTTTAAACGTGTTTAGCCTATCCTCAACAAACGCACCCCTATTTTGCAGTTGATGCCTTTTTCGTTTCTCATCCACTTGAATTATTGAGAAAATAAAATCGTGTGTGggacaactttttttttttgcgcaGAAGGCAATTCAATAAAAATACAGTTCAATTGcatttctttttttttgtttttctttagaTTTAGATTATTTAATATTTTTGGAAAGTAAAAGAGGGTGGAGTAAACTTTTCTATTTTCTTCGAAACTAGTGCCCTCTTcctctctagagaccaatcatgataATCTATAAACCAAATCCTAATATGATTGATATTAACGGGAAACAATCTCAAGACTAGCATTGAAGTGCAACAAAGATGAAGCTTTGATTGCTATTGGGGGAACAAACTTTGCTTGCTCTATGTAATTTATCAGTAAACTTTTCAAACTCATCGTATGGCTTTAATTTAATAAAGCTACACACAACAAAATTCGACACATCCAAGTTCACACAACACGGGTCACCTACTCACCTCCAAAGTCCAAACCCAAACATACACACCAACACACCGGAATAGTCTTAAGTACAAAACACACTTATCGCCCTTGCATGGGAAGCCAAAGGTACATGCATTAGTACTCAAGCTTTCAAAGTGGAGTGTAGATGCCTGATCGGTCCCATCGCCACTTCAAGGAGGTCTCGGTCCCTCGATCCGACAAACATCATCCATGCTACATATTGATAAGCATTTTGAACATCGTGTCAACATGTTTGCCAATATGCGTGCCTTCAATGGTTAGTTTGTTCCTAAAATTCCAAAGAGTCCAAAATTGTGTTGCGAAAGTAAAACAAACTAGTCTACAGTATGCTCTCAATAACCCTGGAAAATCACCAAGAACTCACTAGCCCTGTTGAGTTCAGGCATAGTAGAGAAGCTCCTGAATCCCTGCCCAAAAGAATTTCACGAATGGTAAGTTAAGGAAGATGTGGTTACAATCTTATGTTTACTCACATAAACTACAACTACCATCCTTAGGTCCCCTGCTCTTGGCTCCTTGCTCGGAACAAGGTAGCTTACCCTGAATGAGTTGCCACAGAAAGATTTTGATCTTTGGTGGAACCCTAGTGCGCCATACCTACTTAAAATGGGTGAATGACTCCCCTTGCGAGATTTTGAGGTACATTGATCAATTAGAGTAGCCCCCGATGCTTCTAGACACCAAGATGTCACATCGCCATCCTCTGACGCATGAGATAGTTGAATTTCTCTTGTTAAAATGTCCCATACTCCCATTAGACCATTTCCGCCAAGCTAGAGTGCCTAAGAAATTTGAGCATCCAACCTTCGACATTGCTCACGGCCTTGATATGTGCATTTTACATCATCAATGTTGTCACATATATGTTTAGTTTTTATTAATATATGCCATCATACAccattatttatgcatttttagttgATTTCCGAAACTTTCCTACAAAGTCCCCTTCATTTGTATTTAATTCATGGGAGGAAAAATACCTCTTTTTCAGTTTTTATTGTTTCAGGGACCTTCTGGGCACCTAAAATCCAAGGAAAAATATACGATCAGTTTCTCACCCGAAGAAGCACTGTGGGTCAAAGATCACGCTAGAGGAACCACGAGGGGGAAAAGAGGACATGTGGTGTGCCTACCTGGCTGTGTGCGCCACCCATGCCCGTTTTTCCCTCGGGCGTAGTCTCGGGTCCCCCTTTTAATAGATGCCTCTGTTTCACCAAAAAACCTAATCCATATTTTTCCCTAGATTTgttgaggtggcggtggaggcaaaagtcctctcctactccggGAGAGGGAAGATCCAGCCGCACCGGTGCCTCCGGTGAAGGGTAAATCGACATCATCGTCATCAccactcctccttggcttgggggggggggggggggcatctccatcaacatctccaTCTGCACCATCATCAACACCGTCACCATCTTCAAGATTGACTTCATGACCCTCATAGTTCGTGTTGACTTGAACCCTGGATATCGTTTTGAGGCTAGTTGCATGTTTGTGATTGGTACTTTATCTTTATTTTGTGGAGATattatatattcagattgtgttgtaaccattatgcctctggtccatatcatgttttacttgtgagtagttccccatgttc
It includes:
- the LOC127301106 gene encoding plasma membrane ATPase, yielding MAAAEGLERIKNESVDLEHIPVEEVFQNLQCGEEGLTTKDGEERIAIFGPNKLEEKKESEILKFLGFMWNPLSWVMEVAAIMAIALANGDGKPPDWQDFVGIIVLLVLNSTISYVEESNAGSSAKALMANLAPKTKVLRDGKWSEQDASILVPGDIISIKLGDIVPADARLLLEGDPLKIDQSALTGESLPVTKNPGDSVFSGSTCKQGEIEAVVIATGVHTFFGKAAHLVDSTNQVGHFQKVLRAIGNFCIAAIAIGMVVEIVVMYPIQHRRYRDGIDNLLVLLIGGIPIAMPTVLSVTMAIGSHRLSKQGAITKRMTAIEEMAGMDVLCSDKTGTLTLNKLSVDRSLIEVFAAGVDKDEVLLFAAMASRVENQDAIDAAMVGMLADPREARAGIREIHFLPFNPVDKRTALTYEDVNDGAWHRVSKGAPEQILDLCNCSVVVKNKVHAIIDKYAERGLRSLAVARQAVPERSKDSAGGPWEFVGLLPLLDPPRHDSAETIKQALSLGVNVKMITGDQLAIAKETGRRLGMGTNMYPSSALLGQSVDKSIALLPVDELIEKADGFAGVFPEHKYEIVKKLQQMKHICGMTGDGVNDAPALKKADIGIAVADATDAARSASDIVLTEPGLSVIISAVLTSRAIFQRMKNYTIYAVSITIRIVLGFMLIALIWKFDFSPFMILVIAILNDGTIMTISKDRVKPSPHPDSWKLKEIFITGIVYGTYMAVMTVVFFYAMTSTNFFSERFHVRSLRGNNDAMMSALYLQVSIISQALIFVTRSRSWCFTERPGLWLCFAFVLAQIIATLIAVYANLAFAHIRGIGWGWAGVIWLYSFVTFIPLDLFKFGIRYALSGKAWDTLFENKIFFTRKKNYGKENRELKWATAQRTLHGLPTSELDSTQQDRSSYGDFSAIADQAKRRAEMARLRELSTLKGKVESAVRLKGLDVETVDNRHYTV